A window from Opitutia bacterium ISCC 52 encodes these proteins:
- a CDS encoding FAD-dependent oxidoreductase, protein MDRRQFIKRQIAGTAILAASGLVHKASAQNLPSVDPKSPDVLDVDVLVVGGGSAGHVAAIQAGRLGAKTVLLERNSQLGGTTTTGGVNFPGLFHAWGKQYIAGIGWELVAKSVEIDGKELPNFSKVPKSHPQHQVRINAHLYALLAEEACLEAGVSLAYYQFPQKIEKTEGGWLVDVVGQGVQYQLRCRQIIDCTGSASVVDMLGLERMWSDVRQPGTQMVVFKGFDHEVIKENAALIQKMYDEAIEDGRLQKGDTWRGNAMAPIRGGSGSNHIFGADSSTAATQTQTNLAGRKHVLRMLKFMKTIPGGENATIDRMMNETASRETYRIVGEKTVTVNDYTSGRVFDDALSYSFYPIDLHDEHGVKPKPLSHGTVPTIPRGALIPKGSKNIMVAGRCLSSDRLANSAARVQASCMGMGQAAAVAAVLAASKKTSPANVALADIRQNLKAHNAVVPLV, encoded by the coding sequence ATGGATCGTCGTCAGTTTATTAAACGCCAGATAGCAGGCACTGCCATTTTAGCAGCCTCCGGCCTGGTGCATAAAGCAAGTGCTCAGAATCTGCCTTCTGTGGATCCGAAAAGCCCGGATGTTCTGGATGTGGATGTGTTGGTCGTGGGTGGTGGCTCTGCCGGTCATGTGGCCGCTATTCAAGCGGGCCGTCTGGGAGCGAAAACCGTGTTGCTGGAGCGCAACTCGCAACTGGGTGGAACCACCACTACGGGTGGGGTTAATTTTCCCGGTCTTTTTCATGCCTGGGGAAAGCAATACATTGCTGGAATCGGTTGGGAGCTGGTTGCGAAATCGGTGGAGATCGATGGGAAAGAACTTCCGAATTTTTCCAAAGTACCAAAAAGTCATCCACAGCACCAAGTTCGCATTAACGCACACCTGTATGCCTTGCTCGCGGAGGAGGCCTGTTTGGAAGCCGGAGTTTCGCTGGCTTACTATCAATTCCCTCAAAAGATCGAGAAAACCGAAGGTGGCTGGCTGGTTGATGTAGTGGGGCAAGGGGTACAGTACCAATTGCGCTGTCGCCAAATCATTGACTGCACGGGTAGTGCTTCGGTTGTCGACATGCTGGGCCTTGAGCGAATGTGGAGCGATGTTCGCCAGCCAGGAACGCAAATGGTTGTCTTCAAGGGCTTTGACCATGAGGTCATTAAAGAGAACGCGGCTCTCATCCAGAAAATGTATGATGAGGCTATCGAAGACGGCAGGCTTCAGAAAGGGGATACCTGGAGAGGCAATGCGATGGCGCCGATCAGGGGAGGGAGTGGCAGCAACCACATCTTCGGCGCCGACTCCTCCACCGCCGCCACACAAACCCAAACCAATTTGGCCGGTCGTAAGCACGTCCTGCGCATGCTCAAGTTCATGAAGACTATACCCGGGGGCGAAAACGCAACCATCGATAGGATGATGAACGAAACCGCCAGCCGTGAAACCTACCGCATTGTAGGAGAGAAGACGGTGACGGTGAACGATTACACCTCGGGCAGAGTTTTTGATGACGCCCTGAGTTATTCCTTCTACCCGATCGATTTACACGACGAGCATGGGGTGAAACCTAAGCCGCTTTCTCACGGTACGGTGCCGACTATTCCGAGAGGGGCCCTCATTCCGAAGGGCTCGAAAAATATTATGGTGGCCGGGCGCTGCCTATCGAGTGATCGATTGGCCAACTCGGCGGCACGTGTCCAGGCCTCCTGTATGGGGATGGGGCAGGCGGCAGCCGTCGCGGCAGTTTTGGCAGCGAGCAAGAAAACCTCACCTGCAAACGTGGCTCTTGCGGATATCCGTCAGAATTTAAAAGCTCATAACGCGGTGGTACCGCTCGTCTAA
- a CDS encoding amidohydrolase family protein, with protein sequence MNLSRTLRILLFLSLIVSVCLPGSGDTWIRSNIILTLADGEAEPVDGFLHIGDDGTLISVLAGEPKPATDDKVVDATGKIVIPGFLSGHNHLWQSAFRGIASDKELYGWLENLHWTYGEHFQKRDMYYFTLYGALDQLMHGITTTLNHSQNVAPTYEDYMEQFEAEMDAGQHFLFSYILDANEDSQIVRKAKLIDLIDDTEALTTPHPCLDFGIHGTGMYFSLDRHKEEIAVAKELGLDMQVHYLEEKAQSLGDGQAKFNDYFAKDGLWDGLVYAHFIHVTDNILTSSIDAGAKMVWNPLSNGRLASGLADITKYLDAGLAVGMGVDGAASADICDPFQNMRMGMYALRMRDSSADAMSCYDILRLHTLKTAEVLKVDDRVGSLEAGKLADFLIIEPSTPIFDPYATLAMATSASDVESVWVRGKQKTQSGKLLTHDLKAIKTEVSSRVARIKQAADTTP encoded by the coding sequence ATGAACCTTAGTCGAACTTTGCGCATCCTGTTATTTCTCAGCCTGATTGTTTCCGTCTGCTTGCCTGGGTCGGGCGACACCTGGATACGCTCAAATATAATCCTAACGCTGGCCGACGGTGAAGCCGAACCTGTAGACGGATTCCTCCACATCGGTGACGATGGTACCCTCATTTCAGTCTTAGCCGGCGAGCCAAAACCAGCCACCGATGACAAGGTCGTAGATGCGACAGGAAAGATCGTCATTCCTGGCTTCCTGTCAGGCCACAATCATCTGTGGCAAAGCGCCTTCAGAGGAATCGCCTCAGATAAAGAGTTATATGGTTGGCTCGAGAACCTTCACTGGACCTACGGAGAGCATTTCCAAAAGAGGGACATGTACTACTTCACCTTATACGGTGCACTGGACCAACTGATGCATGGCATCACCACTACTTTGAATCATTCACAAAACGTTGCGCCGACCTATGAGGACTACATGGAACAATTTGAAGCGGAAATGGATGCCGGTCAGCACTTTCTATTTTCCTATATTCTGGACGCCAATGAAGATTCCCAAATCGTCAGAAAAGCTAAACTGATTGATCTGATAGACGATACCGAAGCACTGACTACCCCCCACCCTTGCCTGGACTTCGGCATTCATGGAACCGGGATGTACTTCAGTCTCGATCGTCACAAAGAGGAGATTGCCGTCGCCAAAGAACTCGGACTCGACATGCAGGTTCACTACCTGGAGGAGAAAGCTCAATCGCTGGGAGATGGCCAGGCCAAGTTCAATGACTATTTCGCAAAAGACGGTCTCTGGGATGGGCTTGTATACGCCCATTTCATCCATGTGACGGACAACATCTTGACTAGCTCCATCGATGCTGGCGCCAAAATGGTTTGGAACCCTCTTTCCAACGGGCGACTGGCATCGGGATTGGCAGACATCACCAAATATCTGGACGCCGGCTTAGCAGTAGGAATGGGCGTCGATGGGGCCGCCAGCGCAGATATCTGCGATCCATTTCAAAACATGCGGATGGGTATGTACGCTCTGAGGATGCGAGACTCCAGTGCGGATGCCATGTCCTGCTACGATATCCTCCGCCTGCACACACTGAAAACAGCAGAAGTCCTGAAGGTTGACGATCGGGTCGGAAGTTTGGAAGCAGGCAAACTGGCCGACTTTCTCATTATTGAACCTTCCACTCCCATTTTCGATCCCTACGCAACCCTCGCCATGGCGACCAGCGCCTCGGACGTCGAAAGCGTCTGGGTTCGCGGGAAACAAAAAACCCAATCAGGCAAATTGCTAACCCACGATCTTAAAGCGATCAAAACGGAAGTCTCATCCCGCGTAGCTCGGATCAAGCAGGCAGCCGATACGACTCCCTAG
- a CDS encoding SDR family oxidoreductase, with protein sequence MPQLNEKKALVTGGGTGIGQAIAIDLAKAGVEVTICGRRAAPLEDTVKQIEAEGGKARFLLSDMADPDSIEALAQDVLDDGGVDILVNNAGFSSKVRSARYVGAEEWRAVMDVNTMGPAMLTQQLLDPMIEKKSGDVVLICSMAAITPSPVAGAAYSSAKTAAKAYMNVLQQEVKPFGIRCLTVCPAEVDTPILKKRARVPNEEDRQTMIQPEDVSAAVLMTVSLPHRTTVSEIAIATTIKRDMTADLEAALTKQTPED encoded by the coding sequence ATGCCCCAATTAAACGAAAAGAAAGCACTCGTAACAGGAGGAGGCACCGGCATTGGCCAGGCCATCGCCATCGACCTGGCTAAAGCAGGAGTCGAAGTGACCATTTGTGGTCGGCGCGCCGCGCCGTTGGAAGACACGGTAAAGCAAATTGAAGCCGAGGGCGGCAAAGCGAGGTTCCTGTTATCCGACATGGCCGATCCAGATTCCATCGAAGCGCTTGCCCAAGACGTTCTCGACGATGGCGGTGTCGACATACTCGTCAACAATGCAGGATTCAGCTCAAAGGTCCGCAGCGCGCGCTATGTCGGAGCCGAAGAGTGGCGAGCAGTCATGGACGTCAACACCATGGGCCCGGCTATGCTCACCCAACAACTTCTCGATCCCATGATCGAAAAAAAGAGTGGCGATGTGGTTTTGATTTGTTCGATGGCCGCCATCACACCAAGCCCGGTCGCAGGTGCCGCCTACAGCTCAGCTAAGACTGCAGCTAAAGCCTATATGAACGTGCTGCAACAGGAGGTGAAGCCATTCGGTATTCGTTGCCTGACAGTGTGCCCTGCCGAGGTGGATACACCCATCCTGAAAAAACGGGCCCGGGTACCCAACGAGGAAGATCGGCAAACTATGATCCAACCGGAAGATGTATCCGCCGCTGTTCTCATGACTGTATCCCTACCCCATCGAACCACCGTTTCAGAAATCGCCATCGCCACCACCATCAAACGCGACATGACCGCCGACCTGGAAGCGGCGTTAACCAAACAAACACCAGAAGACTGA
- a CDS encoding solute:sodium symporter family transporter, with the protein MTILTFLFFTGLVGFITWRLTRKDDHGTSTGYFLAGRTLTGGFIAGSLMLTNLSTEQMVGLNGAAFTDGVAVMAWEVIAGASLVLMALYFLPKYLRSGIATIPEFLERRFDGTTRSITSVIFIIAYAGILLPIILYTGATGLAGILDLKELTGIQNDSTILWMTVWFIGIVGSIYAIFGGLRTVAVSDTINGFGLLVGGIMIAVFGLYAVNDGGIFQALGEMKEAHPEKFNSIGGSESSVPFSTLFTGVLLLNLFYWTTNQQIIQRTFGATSLKEGQKGVLIAGILKVIAPIILVLPGIIAFHLYSDQVGFRADEAYGTLVRDVLPSWLAGFFAAVMVGAILSSFNSALNSTATLFSLGVYKHWIKHDEANEDKVIRNGKLVGTFMAILAMCTAPLLAGQESIFGYLQKMNGLYFIPIFSVVLAGFLFKRASALAANIALVAGCSMLILGYFVPPFTGLAQKVHDFHFLGLVFGALMLFQFIMSKAKPLPQDWEHTHSGDVDLTPWKYAKPVGIGIVVFVLVLYFSMADFSVLA; encoded by the coding sequence ATGACTATACTTACCTTCTTATTTTTTACCGGGCTTGTTGGCTTTATTACCTGGCGGTTGACTCGCAAGGATGACCACGGGACCTCTACAGGTTACTTCCTTGCTGGGCGGACGCTGACTGGCGGTTTTATTGCCGGTTCACTCATGCTGACAAATCTATCCACCGAGCAGATGGTGGGTTTGAATGGAGCCGCTTTCACGGACGGTGTTGCCGTCATGGCCTGGGAAGTGATTGCTGGGGCCTCTTTGGTTTTGATGGCTCTCTACTTTCTGCCCAAGTACTTGCGGAGTGGCATTGCCACCATTCCAGAGTTTCTGGAGCGGAGGTTTGATGGGACTACCCGGTCCATCACGAGTGTGATCTTCATCATAGCTTATGCGGGTATTCTATTACCCATCATTCTCTATACCGGTGCTACCGGACTTGCCGGGATTCTGGACCTGAAGGAGCTTACTGGAATTCAAAATGATTCGACCATTCTGTGGATGACCGTGTGGTTCATTGGAATCGTGGGATCCATTTATGCGATTTTTGGTGGTTTACGTACGGTTGCGGTCTCGGATACGATCAATGGTTTCGGATTACTGGTCGGTGGAATTATGATCGCTGTCTTTGGACTCTATGCAGTGAATGATGGCGGCATCTTCCAGGCGCTTGGAGAAATGAAAGAGGCCCATCCGGAGAAGTTTAACAGTATCGGGGGGAGCGAATCTTCTGTTCCGTTCAGTACCTTGTTCACCGGAGTCCTTTTGCTAAATCTCTTTTACTGGACGACGAATCAGCAAATCATTCAACGGACCTTTGGCGCGACGTCTCTGAAGGAAGGTCAAAAGGGAGTCCTGATTGCTGGTATCCTGAAGGTCATTGCTCCCATCATTTTGGTACTTCCTGGAATCATCGCATTTCACCTGTATTCTGATCAGGTGGGTTTCCGAGCGGATGAAGCTTATGGTACCTTGGTCCGGGACGTATTGCCATCCTGGTTGGCTGGATTCTTTGCTGCCGTCATGGTGGGTGCCATCTTGAGTTCCTTTAACTCAGCCCTGAACAGCACCGCTACTTTGTTTTCATTGGGAGTCTACAAGCATTGGATCAAACACGATGAAGCCAACGAAGATAAAGTCATACGGAATGGAAAGCTCGTTGGAACTTTTATGGCTATCCTTGCCATGTGCACTGCGCCACTGTTGGCAGGGCAGGAGAGTATCTTCGGTTACCTGCAAAAGATGAATGGTCTCTACTTCATTCCTATATTCTCTGTGGTACTTGCCGGCTTCCTTTTCAAACGAGCTTCTGCTTTGGCGGCAAACATTGCTCTGGTTGCGGGATGCTCCATGCTCATTCTGGGTTACTTCGTGCCACCTTTTACGGGGCTTGCGCAAAAGGTTCATGACTTTCATTTCCTCGGACTTGTATTCGGGGCTCTGATGCTCTTCCAGTTTATCATGAGTAAAGCGAAACCACTTCCACAGGATTGGGAACACACGCATTCCGGTGATGTGGACCTCACGCCCTGGAAGTATGCCAAACCAGTCGGTATCGGTATCGTGGTCTTCGTGCTTGTCCTATACTTTTCAATGGCGGACTTCTCTGTATTGGCCTGA
- a CDS encoding dienelactone hydrolase family protein — protein sequence MIAISDADQTPEMVAGLAPGLPSKNQFARRLAEQGYEVVVPALISRDDTWSGNESLNYFTNQPHREWIYRQAFEMGRHLMGYELQKILGLVDWYSAGSVGSDLNIGVFGYGEGGMLALYSGALDTRIDSTLVGGYFGKREGLWQEPIYRNVMGLLKEFGDAELAAMMAPRPFMVERGHYDQVAPDEWVAYEYAKVRRLYAELGIPERTDIEFFNGPHTINGEGTFRFLHEHLDWTEPKF from the coding sequence GTGATTGCCATTTCGGATGCCGATCAAACCCCGGAGATGGTGGCTGGATTGGCTCCCGGGTTACCATCAAAGAATCAGTTTGCCCGACGCTTAGCTGAGCAGGGTTATGAGGTCGTTGTGCCTGCTTTGATCAGTCGCGATGATACCTGGTCGGGGAACGAATCGCTCAACTACTTCACCAACCAACCTCATCGAGAGTGGATTTACCGCCAGGCCTTTGAGATGGGACGTCATCTAATGGGTTACGAGCTGCAAAAAATCCTTGGATTAGTGGATTGGTATTCGGCAGGATCCGTTGGGAGCGATCTCAATATTGGTGTCTTCGGTTATGGAGAAGGAGGCATGCTGGCCTTGTATAGTGGTGCTTTGGATACGCGCATTGATTCCACCCTGGTCGGTGGCTACTTCGGGAAACGAGAAGGCCTTTGGCAGGAACCGATTTATCGAAATGTCATGGGTTTGCTCAAGGAGTTTGGCGACGCCGAGTTGGCGGCCATGATGGCTCCAAGACCTTTTATGGTCGAACGAGGCCACTATGATCAGGTGGCGCCGGATGAGTGGGTTGCTTACGAATACGCCAAGGTTCGTCGCCTTTACGCTGAACTAGGTATTCCTGAGCGTACGGACATCGAATTCTTTAACGGTCCGCATACCATTAATGGGGAGGGCACCTTTCGTTTTCTCCACGAGCACTTAGATTGGACGGAGCCTAAATTCTGA
- a CDS encoding Gfo/Idh/MocA family oxidoreductase, producing MVALCDLNPAKIDEVAAFLAPYYKKKPKAMSRMSQVFDDASIDAVIIATPDHWHGPAAILAMQAGKDVYVEKPHAHNIWESQQMAKVAKMTNRILQVGTRNRSAPYNHAALDYIRGGKLGDIRLVKVYNLKPRGPFTLGDAGDQPRDFDWNEWHGPAEFRDWHRNIYKGGWHHFWNYSGGDLADDGAHQRLCDCHFGCRSNPGDGGWIGSRVTIKESVCPTLS from the coding sequence TTGGTCGCCCTCTGTGATCTAAATCCAGCCAAGATTGATGAAGTAGCGGCGTTCCTGGCTCCGTATTATAAGAAGAAACCCAAGGCCATGAGTAGGATGAGTCAGGTGTTTGATGACGCCAGTATCGATGCGGTCATTATTGCCACGCCGGATCACTGGCATGGCCCGGCCGCGATTTTGGCTATGCAGGCCGGGAAAGATGTCTATGTAGAGAAACCTCACGCGCACAATATTTGGGAAAGCCAGCAAATGGCCAAAGTTGCAAAAATGACGAATCGTATCCTTCAGGTGGGTACGCGAAATCGTAGTGCTCCCTATAATCATGCCGCACTCGATTACATTAGAGGAGGAAAGCTGGGGGACATACGGCTTGTGAAAGTGTACAACCTGAAACCGAGAGGTCCGTTTACCCTGGGTGATGCAGGCGATCAACCACGAGACTTTGACTGGAACGAATGGCATGGACCGGCGGAGTTCCGTGATTGGCATCGCAATATCTATAAAGGTGGATGGCATCATTTCTGGAATTACTCAGGGGGTGATTTGGCAGATGATGGAGCGCATCAAAGGCTTTGTGATTGCCATTTCGGATGCCGATCAAACCCCGGAGATGGTGGCTGGATTGGCTCCCGGGTTACCATCAAAGAATCAGTTTGCCCGACGCTTAGCTGA
- a CDS encoding Gfo/Idh/MocA family oxidoreductase produces the protein MNSSRRSFLKTSAAFSSGLLIVPSSVLGDDERPAPSERITLACIGTGNMGTNNLKAFLQDERVQVVAICDVDEKHRANAIEIAGLKPSDGYGDFRQVLAREDIDAVMIATPDHWHSYITIAAANAGKDIYCEKPLAASIREGRVVSDVVQKNKRVLQCGTWRRSGLYTRWACELVQNEYIGELKSIEVGVLGEFRIRGGFTGLELPETVPDHFDYEMWKGPTADAPYTPARCHFNFRWIDQYAPGYITDWGVHFLDVAQWGNDSDHTTPIAVKATEVGRRYKGIYDAPESFRIEYLYKNGVKMTMFSTDDPEKLGIKLIGTDGWVFTQDKVFKTCPENLRTTRIQNSDKRLYVSTNHHRNFIDSVKSRHATAAPVEVAHRSATCCHMGAIAAEQMGTDLAFDPVAEKFTNNELGNSLLKRPMRDEWSIYSD, from the coding sequence ATGAATTCCTCCCGTAGATCATTCTTAAAAACATCAGCTGCCTTTTCATCGGGGCTGTTGATCGTTCCTTCTTCTGTTTTGGGAGATGATGAACGTCCTGCTCCTAGTGAACGCATAACGTTGGCATGCATAGGTACCGGGAATATGGGCACGAACAATCTGAAAGCTTTTCTGCAGGATGAACGGGTTCAGGTGGTGGCGATTTGTGATGTGGATGAAAAGCACCGCGCCAATGCCATTGAAATTGCCGGTTTAAAACCATCCGACGGTTATGGAGATTTTCGGCAGGTGCTTGCGCGTGAAGATATCGATGCCGTCATGATTGCCACGCCTGATCACTGGCACTCATACATCACCATTGCAGCTGCCAATGCAGGGAAAGACATCTATTGTGAGAAACCCCTGGCGGCCAGTATACGGGAGGGGCGTGTGGTGAGTGACGTCGTCCAAAAGAACAAACGGGTGCTGCAATGTGGAACCTGGCGTCGATCCGGACTCTATACCCGCTGGGCCTGTGAGTTGGTTCAAAATGAATATATTGGCGAACTGAAATCCATCGAAGTAGGGGTGCTTGGGGAGTTTCGTATCCGTGGTGGGTTTACAGGTTTGGAATTACCCGAGACGGTGCCTGATCATTTTGACTATGAGATGTGGAAAGGGCCAACCGCCGATGCGCCTTATACTCCCGCGAGGTGCCACTTCAATTTTCGTTGGATCGACCAGTATGCGCCTGGGTACATTACCGATTGGGGTGTCCACTTCCTGGATGTGGCTCAATGGGGAAATGATAGCGATCATACCACACCCATCGCGGTAAAAGCGACTGAGGTGGGCAGGAGATATAAAGGTATCTACGATGCTCCTGAATCATTCAGAATTGAATACCTCTACAAGAATGGTGTGAAGATGACGATGTTCTCTACGGATGATCCTGAGAAACTCGGCATTAAACTTATAGGTACCGACGGTTGGGTGTTTACTCAGGACAAAGTTTTTAAGACTTGCCCGGAGAATTTACGCACTACCCGGATTCAAAACAGCGACAAGCGCCTCTACGTTTCCACAAATCACCATCGGAACTTCATCGATTCTGTAAAAAGCCGTCACGCAACTGCTGCACCGGTGGAGGTAGCACATCGTTCTGCCACTTGTTGTCACATGGGAGCCATCGCCGCTGAGCAAATGGGTACAGACCTGGCTTTTGATCCTGTTGCAGAAAAGTTTACCAACAATGAGTTGGGCAACAGCCTGTTGAAGCGACCAATGCGTGATGAGTGGTCGATTTATTCAGACTGA
- a CDS encoding methyltransferase domain-containing protein: MSEDHTPKDAAYWQAIYDENDLGWDKGVPAPSFVSFLKEQPFGKGSRVLVPGCGLGHEVFFLARLGYEVTAVDFAQGAIEGLRSRMGDLPVSALQRDIFSLPEDHANSFDVVLEHTCFCAIPLEMRPGYAEVMQKLLKQDGRLVGLFYETDAEEGPPFRTTKEDIMHHFEKYFEITRIERPIDSFEGRIGKEWFVEMKKRN; encoded by the coding sequence ATGAGTGAAGATCACACGCCAAAAGACGCTGCTTATTGGCAGGCTATCTACGACGAGAATGATTTGGGGTGGGACAAGGGTGTCCCGGCTCCGTCCTTTGTAAGCTTCCTGAAAGAGCAACCGTTTGGCAAAGGCAGTCGGGTCCTGGTGCCTGGCTGTGGCTTGGGGCATGAAGTATTTTTTCTGGCTCGTCTTGGCTACGAAGTTACGGCTGTGGATTTTGCGCAGGGAGCCATAGAAGGGCTTCGCTCCAGAATGGGGGACTTACCTGTCAGCGCATTGCAGCGGGATATTTTCAGTCTGCCTGAAGATCATGCTAACTCCTTTGATGTGGTTCTGGAGCATACTTGTTTTTGTGCTATTCCATTGGAAATGCGACCTGGCTATGCCGAAGTGATGCAGAAGTTGTTGAAGCAGGATGGTCGACTGGTCGGGTTATTTTATGAAACCGATGCTGAAGAGGGACCTCCTTTCCGAACGACCAAGGAAGATATCATGCATCACTTTGAAAAGTATTTTGAGATCACGCGAATCGAACGTCCCATCGACTCTTTTGAGGGTCGGATTGGGAAGGAGTGGTTCGTGGAGATGAAGAAGCGAAACTGA